A single window of Methylocella tundrae DNA harbors:
- a CDS encoding putative quinol monooxygenase — protein sequence MNHRSCPTSGLFRIWNDGSIQPEGDGMTLQAQPAYIIRMRAKPGAGDRLFELATMGMAKSGASDRFIILREDGDPDVLWNIEVFRSDAAKVGYETSALADELRDEILGLLAEPPMRIAAHPYAAAPD from the coding sequence ATGAACCATCGTTCATGCCCGACGTCCGGCCTGTTCCGCATCTGGAATGACGGTTCGATCCAACCCGAAGGAGACGGCATGACCCTGCAGGCCCAACCCGCCTACATCATCAGGATGCGCGCCAAGCCCGGAGCCGGCGACAGACTGTTCGAACTGGCCACGATGGGCATGGCGAAGTCCGGCGCCTCCGACCGTTTCATCATTCTCCGCGAGGACGGCGATCCCGACGTGCTCTGGAACATCGAAGTGTTCAGATCCGATGCGGCCAAGGTCGGCTACGAGACCAGCGCGCTCGCAGATGAACTCCGCGATGAGATCCTCGGGCTTCTGGCCGAACCGCCGATGCGCATCGCCGCCCACCCCTACGCAGCGGCCCCGGACTGA
- a CDS encoding SDR family NAD(P)-dependent oxidoreductase, whose translation MAQFAGKTALVTGANKGIGLEIARQLGKAGLNVIVAARDVERGTTAVRVLRDEAITARFVRIDLTDPASAQAAAADIGDREGALTILVNNAGITDPRDGAPSSADLDAVRRIFDTNFFGTLAVTQAMLPLLKKSAPARIVNLSSGLGSLSLHGDPDWEYAPYKLIGYAASKAAVNMLTVQLAAELRDTGLKVNSADPGFTATDLNGHRGRQTIPEGAAEAVRLALLDDDGPTGGFFATAGREPW comes from the coding sequence ATGGCACAGTTTGCCGGAAAGACGGCACTCGTCACCGGAGCCAACAAGGGCATCGGCCTGGAGATCGCCCGCCAGCTGGGCAAAGCGGGGTTGAACGTCATCGTGGCGGCTCGTGACGTGGAGCGTGGAACGACTGCCGTCCGGGTTCTCCGAGACGAGGCGATCACGGCGCGGTTTGTGCGCATCGACCTGACCGACCCCGCATCCGCGCAAGCCGCCGCCGCCGATATCGGCGATCGGGAAGGGGCGTTGACGATCCTGGTCAACAACGCGGGCATCACCGACCCTCGGGACGGGGCGCCGAGCTCGGCCGACCTCGACGCCGTCCGGCGTATCTTCGACACCAACTTCTTCGGCACGCTGGCCGTCACGCAAGCCATGCTGCCGCTTTTGAAGAAATCTGCCCCGGCGCGGATCGTCAATCTCTCCAGCGGCCTCGGATCTCTCTCGCTCCACGGTGATCCGGACTGGGAATACGCCCCCTACAAGCTCATCGGCTACGCTGCCTCCAAAGCGGCCGTGAACATGCTGACGGTGCAACTCGCCGCCGAGCTGCGCGACACCGGCCTCAAGGTCAATTCCGCCGATCCCGGATTCACGGCGACCGACCTCAACGGTCACAGGGGACGGCAGACCATCCCCGAAGGAGCCGCAGAGGCCGTTCGCTTGGCCCTGCTCGACGACGACGGTCCGACGGGCGGATTCTTCGCCACCGCGGGTCGCGAACCCTGGTGA
- a CDS encoding LysR family transcriptional regulator, translating to MDWGLYRTFLEIARSGSLSAAARTLGITHPTARRHLEELEQQLGGRLFTRSTRGLLPTGLAERILPEVTRIEASIGAIARLVTERVGSVQGTVRVSASEVMGIEVLPSMLARIRTLHPGLTFELILSDSETDILRRDADLAVRMIRPRQTSLVARRVGTIEVGFYAHRSWLAEHGVPSSREQLLAAPNLIGQDRRRTLADALEIDEARLNQSLVLATDSDVAQIAAVRAALGVGVLQVPLAMREPALVRVLPDLDHKMEVWLVTHPDLKSSALMQAAMAALYAELKSYIRPADGNTPS from the coding sequence ATGGACTGGGGCCTCTACCGCACCTTTCTGGAAATCGCCCGAAGCGGCAGCCTGTCGGCGGCGGCGCGGACGCTCGGCATCACGCATCCGACAGCCCGCCGTCATCTGGAAGAGCTGGAGCAACAGTTGGGAGGCCGGCTGTTCACGCGTTCGACCCGCGGTTTGCTCCCGACGGGGTTGGCCGAAAGGATATTGCCCGAGGTCACCCGGATCGAAGCATCAATCGGCGCCATCGCCCGTCTCGTGACCGAGCGCGTGGGCAGCGTGCAGGGGACGGTGCGGGTGTCGGCGAGCGAGGTCATGGGGATCGAGGTGCTGCCGTCGATGCTGGCGCGCATTCGCACCCTTCACCCAGGTCTGACGTTCGAACTCATCCTGTCGGACAGCGAAACGGATATCCTCCGGCGCGACGCGGACCTCGCCGTGCGCATGATTCGTCCGCGGCAGACAAGCCTCGTCGCCCGGCGTGTCGGTACGATCGAGGTCGGGTTCTACGCCCATCGAAGCTGGCTCGCCGAGCACGGGGTTCCCTCATCGCGGGAGCAACTGCTCGCCGCACCGAACCTCATCGGTCAGGATCGTCGCCGCACCTTGGCCGACGCGCTGGAGATCGACGAGGCGCGCCTGAACCAGAGCCTCGTTCTCGCGACCGACAGCGATGTGGCGCAGATCGCGGCCGTGCGCGCGGCCTTGGGTGTCGGCGTCCTGCAGGTGCCGCTCGCAATGCGGGAGCCCGCTCTCGTCCGTGTGCTTCCCGACCTCGATCACAAGATGGAGGTTTGGCTGGTCACGCATCCCGATCTCAAATCGTCGGCACTTATGCAGGCTGCCATGGCGGCGCTATACGCCGAGCTGAAGAGCTATATCCGGCCCGCAGACGGAAACACCCCAAGCTGA
- a CDS encoding DUF4260 domain-containing protein — protein sequence MLLRLENLAVAIAAVLAFRSDGGTWWLFAVLFLLPDLSMLGYLAGPSMGARFYNLAHTYVTPALVAALGWATDHGLWLQVALIWCAHIGVDRTLGFGLKYATSFADTHLGQLRRRG from the coding sequence GTGCTGCTGCGACTCGAGAATCTTGCCGTGGCGATTGCGGCCGTGCTGGCTTTTCGATCGGACGGCGGCACTTGGTGGCTCTTTGCCGTCCTCTTCCTGCTGCCCGATCTCTCCATGCTCGGCTATCTCGCCGGCCCGTCGATGGGCGCGCGTTTCTATAATCTCGCACACACCTATGTCACACCCGCCCTGGTCGCCGCTCTGGGTTGGGCGACGGATCATGGATTGTGGCTGCAGGTCGCGTTGATCTGGTGCGCCCATATCGGCGTCGACCGGACGCTCGGCTTCGGTCTGAAATATGCGACCAGCTTCGCCGACACCCATCTCGGCCAGCTCAGACGGCGCGGCTGA
- a CDS encoding tyrosine-type recombinase/integrase has product MLTDMAIKRLKPKDKLYKVADRDGMYVSVATTGQITFRYDYRLNGRRETLTIGPYGPDGFTLADARERCIAARKLVAEGLSPAHEKQRDKRRKAMERSFGAVSALWIKEARMAESTRSMRKAILDRDILPAWKNRLLTEVTPDDLRQLCAKVKERGAPATAIHARDIVKQIFAFAILHGEKVPNPADEVGPASIATFQPKDRALSPAEIKIMLQQVEHVPTLPTIRLGLRLILLTMVRKSELTDAVWDEVDFENAVWTIPKERMKRSKAHNVYLSQQSLDILIALKTCAGNSRYLLPSRYDADAPMSRATFNRVTTAVVVRAKKEGLPLEPFTVHDLRRTGSTLLNEMGFNSDWIEKCLAHEDGRSSRGVYNKAEYEPQRRHMLQEWADMVDAWVNSQKRVPTLLPPSMPFMGVEMGA; this is encoded by the coding sequence ATGCTCACTGACATGGCCATCAAGAGGCTGAAACCAAAGGATAAATTATACAAGGTGGCAGACCGTGACGGTATGTACGTTTCCGTCGCCACGACAGGCCAAATCACCTTCCGGTACGACTACCGTCTGAACGGCCGCCGGGAGACGCTGACGATCGGCCCCTACGGCCCCGATGGCTTCACGCTCGCCGACGCGCGCGAGCGCTGCATCGCCGCCCGCAAGCTGGTGGCGGAGGGACTTTCCCCCGCGCACGAGAAACAGCGCGACAAGCGGCGCAAGGCCATGGAGCGCAGCTTCGGCGCGGTGAGCGCCTTATGGATCAAGGAAGCGCGCATGGCGGAAAGCACCCGCTCGATGCGCAAGGCCATCCTCGATCGCGATATTCTCCCTGCCTGGAAGAACCGCCTTCTGACCGAGGTGACGCCGGATGATCTGCGCCAGCTCTGCGCCAAGGTGAAAGAGCGCGGCGCGCCGGCGACCGCTATCCACGCCCGCGACATCGTCAAACAGATCTTCGCCTTCGCGATCCTGCACGGCGAGAAGGTGCCGAACCCGGCCGACGAGGTCGGGCCAGCCTCGATCGCGACCTTCCAGCCGAAGGATCGGGCGCTGTCGCCAGCCGAAATCAAGATCATGCTGCAGCAGGTCGAGCACGTGCCGACCCTGCCGACCATCCGCCTAGGCCTGCGCCTGATCCTGCTCACCATGGTGCGCAAGAGCGAACTGACCGATGCCGTCTGGGACGAGGTCGATTTCGAGAACGCCGTCTGGACCATTCCGAAGGAGCGCATGAAGCGGTCGAAGGCGCACAACGTCTATCTGTCGCAACAGTCGCTCGACATCCTGATTGCCCTGAAGACCTGCGCCGGCAACTCACGCTATCTGCTGCCTTCCCGCTACGACGCCGATGCGCCCATGTCGCGCGCGACCTTCAATCGCGTGACCACGGCCGTCGTGGTGCGGGCGAAGAAGGAGGGGCTGCCGCTGGAGCCGTTCACGGTCCACGATCTGCGCCGGACCGGCTCGACGCTCTTGAACGAGATGGGCTTCAACAGCGACTGGATCGAGAAATGCCTCGCTCACGAGGACGGACGCTCATCGCGTGGCGTCTACAACAAAGCGGAATACGAACCGCAGCGCCGGCACATGCTCCAGGAGTGGGCCGATATGGTCGATGCCTGGGTGAACAGCCAGAAGCGTGTGCCGACGCTGTTGCCGCCGTCAATGCCGTTTATGGGGGTTGAGATGGGGGCGTGA
- a CDS encoding helix-turn-helix transcriptional regulator gives MLKRVIRRPELRKIVPLADTTIYEMEQRGEFPKRFFLTPRCVVWDLAEVEIWLVERRRAPEADIVRKAPAPDVRQRRTRPVKTPLHRV, from the coding sequence CTGCTCAAGCGCGTGATCCGTCGCCCAGAGCTTCGCAAAATCGTGCCACTGGCGGACACGACGATCTACGAGATGGAACAGCGCGGCGAATTCCCGAAGCGCTTCTTCCTAACGCCGCGCTGCGTGGTTTGGGATTTGGCCGAGGTCGAGATCTGGCTCGTCGAACGACGCCGCGCGCCGGAGGCAGATATCGTGCGCAAAGCACCAGCGCCGGATGTTCGCCAACGGCGCACGCGGCCGGTCAAGACACCTCTTCATCGGGTTTGA
- a CDS encoding helix-turn-helix domain-containing protein has translation MALTEPSTPSFLPERTSPIGLEAHISGTTLISGDGPAWKDVFVQVFSRNRVQQPFLVPAVVEPLIVWVMSGSATVEERDLGGEWQASRVSVGDFFLTRSPVPYEMRWQADGDRPFQVMHLYVSIPLFEKVVREMQGKAYGNVTLRDVSGDRDTTISHVLSLLHGELVAEGGGSALFVEGLAQSLTVHLVRHYGIADTEARAQNALPGSKLRRAIAFMAARLDQPFDLDRLAREVGMSEFHFSRLFKTSTGVPPSLYFIRRRVAKAQKLLQETDTPIIEIGMTVGYSSPSHFAQIFRRETGLSPTDYRRGRGNSSLPTAN, from the coding sequence TTGGCTTTGACTGAACCGTCGACCCCGTCATTTCTCCCTGAACGGACCTCCCCGATCGGGCTCGAAGCCCATATCAGTGGGACCACGTTGATCAGCGGCGACGGACCGGCGTGGAAAGACGTCTTCGTGCAGGTCTTCTCCCGCAATCGCGTTCAGCAGCCTTTCCTGGTTCCCGCCGTTGTCGAGCCGCTCATCGTCTGGGTCATGTCGGGCAGTGCCACCGTCGAAGAAAGAGATCTCGGAGGTGAATGGCAAGCGAGCCGCGTGAGTGTCGGCGATTTCTTCCTGACGCGATCACCTGTTCCCTATGAAATGCGATGGCAGGCCGACGGCGATCGGCCATTCCAGGTGATGCATCTCTATGTCTCCATCCCGCTGTTCGAAAAGGTCGTGCGCGAGATGCAGGGCAAGGCCTACGGCAACGTCACCTTGAGGGACGTGTCGGGTGATCGCGACACGACGATCTCGCATGTCCTGAGCCTCCTTCACGGCGAATTGGTCGCCGAAGGCGGCGGCAGCGCATTGTTCGTCGAAGGACTGGCGCAGAGCCTGACCGTGCATCTCGTGCGCCACTATGGAATTGCGGATACCGAAGCGCGGGCCCAAAACGCCTTGCCCGGCTCGAAACTGCGGCGAGCGATTGCCTTCATGGCCGCCCGGCTCGATCAGCCCTTCGATCTCGACAGGCTGGCGCGCGAGGTGGGCATGAGCGAATTCCACTTCAGTCGGCTCTTCAAGACGTCGACCGGGGTCCCGCCTTCGCTGTATTTCATCCGGCGGCGTGTCGCCAAGGCGCAGAAACTTCTGCAAGAAACCGACACCCCCATCATCGAGATCGGAATGACCGTCGGCTACTCCAGCCCGAGCCATTTCGCACAGATCTTCCGCCGAGAGACGGGTCTCTCGCCGACCGACTATCGTCGCGGCCGAGGCAATTCGAGCCTCCCGACAGCGAATTGA
- a CDS encoding DUF2958 domain-containing protein, producing the protein MAEALITDELYARLLANGARSAAGEDIDPRPVVKLFTPDAGATWLLTEADPEDPDRLFGLCDLGLGEPEHGYVSLAEIRSVRGRLRLPVERDLHFTAEYPLSWYARRARQSGRIVTD; encoded by the coding sequence ATGGCCGAAGCGCTCATCACCGACGAACTCTATGCCCGGCTTCTCGCCAATGGCGCTCGCAGTGCCGCCGGCGAGGACATCGATCCGCGCCCCGTCGTCAAGCTCTTCACACCGGACGCTGGCGCCACCTGGCTTCTCACCGAAGCCGATCCCGAAGACCCCGACCGTCTGTTCGGCCTCTGCGATCTCGGCCTTGGCGAACCCGAACACGGCTATGTCAGCCTTGCCGAAATCCGCTCCGTGCGCGGGCGGCTCCGGCTTCCGGTCGAACGCGACCTCCACTTCACGGCCGAGTATCCGCTGAGCTGGTACGCTCGGCGCGCCCGCCAATCCGGCAGGATCGTCACCGACTGA
- a CDS encoding SDR family oxidoreductase, whose protein sequence is MTNINGKVALITGASSGIGAAAALKLAAAGVKVGIAARRIDRLEALKADITKAGGEAFVIDMDVVDPASVEAGVEKLIDAYGSIDVLFNNAGLMPLSDVDQLKTSEWHRMVDVNVKGLLNTTAAVLPQMIAQHSGHIFNTSSIAGRKVFKGLSVYCATKHAVTAFSDGLRMEVGQKHNIRVTCIQPGAVTTELYDQITDAGYRQQMEDLTKQMTFLQGADIADTILFALQAPAHVNVAELFVLPIDQGW, encoded by the coding sequence GTGACCAACATCAACGGAAAAGTCGCACTGATCACCGGTGCATCGAGCGGCATCGGCGCGGCCGCGGCGCTGAAGCTGGCGGCTGCGGGCGTCAAGGTCGGCATCGCGGCCCGGCGCATCGATCGCCTCGAAGCCCTGAAGGCCGACATCACGAAAGCGGGCGGCGAAGCGTTCGTGATCGATATGGACGTGGTCGATCCGGCCTCGGTCGAAGCCGGCGTCGAGAAACTGATCGATGCCTACGGCTCGATCGACGTTCTCTTCAACAATGCCGGTCTGATGCCGCTTTCCGACGTCGACCAGCTCAAGACCAGCGAATGGCACCGCATGGTCGATGTCAACGTCAAGGGCTTGCTCAATACGACGGCGGCCGTGCTGCCGCAGATGATCGCGCAGCATTCCGGCCACATCTTCAACACGTCCTCGATCGCCGGGCGCAAGGTCTTCAAGGGGCTGTCGGTCTATTGTGCGACGAAGCACGCCGTGACCGCCTTCTCCGACGGCCTGCGTATGGAGGTCGGGCAGAAGCACAACATCCGCGTCACCTGCATTCAGCCCGGTGCCGTCACCACCGAGCTCTACGACCAGATCACCGATGCCGGCTACCGTCAGCAGATGGAAGATCTCACCAAGCAGATGACCTTCCTGCAGGGCGCGGATATCGCCGACACGATCCTGTTCGCGCTCCAGGCGCCGGCCCATGTCAACGTTGCGGAACTCTTCGTTCTGCCGATCGACCAGGGTTGGTGA
- a CDS encoding TetR/AcrR family transcriptional regulator, producing MTDDTSPLPLRERNRQLARDVVLDAAERLLQASPSAEFSMRALATEAGVGFATPFNHFGSKNAIMQALSSRVIDRMATRFREQCPQGDAVDRVLAMGRISVGVLLEKPDVSKAVVGSLGVAGPSPSAVLPQSEALWSLALGDLSALPSDMPILLRTVLPQQLAFTFRGCVSFWIAGELTDEMLETAFRTGALAVLLGFVGPTRRAALMAQMGPPPAP from the coding sequence ATGACCGATGACACGTCGCCGCTGCCGCTCCGGGAGCGGAACCGGCAACTGGCCCGAGACGTCGTGCTGGACGCCGCCGAGCGGCTTCTCCAGGCGAGCCCCAGCGCGGAATTTTCCATGCGGGCGCTGGCGACGGAAGCTGGGGTCGGATTTGCGACGCCGTTCAACCATTTCGGCAGCAAGAACGCGATCATGCAGGCCCTGTCGTCGCGGGTGATCGACCGCATGGCGACGCGCTTCCGGGAGCAGTGCCCGCAGGGCGACGCCGTCGATCGCGTGCTCGCCATGGGGAGGATCAGTGTCGGCGTTCTCTTGGAGAAGCCGGACGTCTCCAAGGCGGTCGTGGGATCGCTCGGTGTCGCCGGCCCGAGCCCGAGTGCGGTCCTGCCCCAATCCGAGGCGCTCTGGTCCCTGGCCCTCGGCGATCTCTCCGCGCTGCCCTCGGATATGCCGATCTTGCTGCGCACCGTCCTGCCGCAACAGCTCGCCTTCACCTTTCGCGGCTGCGTGTCCTTCTGGATTGCCGGCGAACTGACCGACGAGATGTTGGAAACGGCCTTTCGAACCGGCGCCCTAGCTGTTCTTCTCGGCTTTGTGGGCCCGACCCGGCGGGCGGCGTTGATGGCCCAAATGGGTCCGCCGCCGGCGCCCTGA
- a CDS encoding GNAT family N-acetyltransferase codes for MTEPRMRAAVPEDVRKIEALIRDAYGKYVERLGKPPAPMTADYGHLVDVGDVWVLELDGTVVGMMVLKSAMDHFEVGNVAVSTTHRRRGFGSRLLAHAEEQARQRGLPEIRLFTNELMHENLVLYRKLGWMEYDRAE; via the coding sequence ATGACCGAACCGAGGATGCGAGCCGCCGTTCCCGAGGACGTGCGGAAGATCGAGGCGTTGATTCGAGACGCGTACGGAAAATATGTCGAGCGTCTAGGCAAGCCGCCCGCTCCGATGACCGCCGATTATGGGCATCTCGTCGATGTGGGCGATGTCTGGGTTCTCGAACTCGATGGCACCGTGGTCGGCATGATGGTCCTCAAATCCGCAATGGACCATTTCGAGGTCGGCAATGTGGCCGTATCGACCACCCATCGGCGCCGTGGTTTCGGATCCAGGCTCCTGGCCCACGCGGAAGAACAGGCACGGCAGCGAGGGCTTCCCGAGATCCGGCTGTTCACGAACGAACTGATGCACGAGAACCTCGTGCTCTACCGGAAACTCGGGTGGATGGAGTATGACCGGGCCGAGTAG
- a CDS encoding GNAT family N-acetyltransferase, with translation MNTVETDRLILRNFKQGDAADLLAYLHRPRSSCFFSLKLEDLAAAEAEVATRSGNDEHIAVCLRSSDRLIGDLFCIHEPPDTYSVGWNFNADFGGAGYAFEAARALFEHLFSVEQTRRLYAYVEEDNVASQRLCERLRMRLEGLFKEFISFGVDDQGVPKFENTMQYAILRKEWTAWR, from the coding sequence ATGAACACTGTCGAAACCGATCGGCTGATCTTGCGAAATTTCAAACAGGGTGATGCGGCCGATCTGCTCGCCTATTTGCACCGGCCCAGGTCGAGTTGTTTCTTCTCGCTCAAACTGGAAGATCTCGCTGCCGCAGAGGCGGAAGTGGCAACGCGGAGCGGCAACGACGAGCATATCGCCGTGTGCTTGCGAAGCTCCGACAGGTTGATCGGTGACCTGTTCTGCATCCATGAGCCTCCTGACACCTATTCCGTCGGCTGGAATTTCAACGCGGATTTTGGCGGCGCCGGTTACGCCTTCGAGGCTGCGCGTGCCCTCTTCGAGCACCTGTTCTCCGTCGAGCAAACCCGGCGCCTCTACGCCTATGTGGAGGAAGACAACGTCGCCTCGCAGCGCTTGTGCGAAAGATTGAGGATGAGGCTGGAGGGGCTGTTCAAAGAGTTCATATCCTTCGGGGTGGACGACCAAGGCGTCCCGAAATTCGAAAACACGATGCAATACGCCATCCTGCGGAAAGAATGGACGGCGTGGCGATAG
- a CDS encoding enoyl-CoA hydratase/isomerase family protein has translation MDGLNPFQAFGELMRAQPQVTIMKLAGIARGGGAEFVAAADMAFAAVGRAGLAQCEALMGITPGGGATQYLGSRMTRGRALEVVLGADLFDAETAERYGWVNRALPADRIDGFVARLARQIAALPAGVIAAAKAALPPPDLRDGFGREHAAWAGLFAQPAAETLIRGGLKAGAQTRDGERDLEGLLRRLSF, from the coding sequence ATGGACGGCCTGAACCCCTTCCAGGCTTTCGGCGAACTGATGCGGGCGCAGCCGCAGGTGACGATCATGAAATTAGCCGGCATTGCACGCGGCGGCGGAGCGGAGTTCGTCGCGGCCGCCGACATGGCCTTTGCGGCGGTGGGCCGCGCCGGCCTTGCGCAGTGCGAGGCGCTCATGGGCATCACGCCGGGCGGCGGAGCGACGCAATATCTCGGCTCGCGGATGACGCGGGGGCGCGCGCTCGAGGTGGTGCTCGGCGCCGATCTCTTCGATGCCGAAACGGCGGAACGCTACGGGTGGGTCAATCGCGCGCTGCCGGCCGATCGGATCGATGGCTTCGTCGCCCGACTGGCTCGGCAGATCGCCGCCTTGCCTGCGGGGGTGATCGCGGCGGCCAAAGCGGCGTTGCCGCCGCCGGATCTACGGGACGGGTTCGGTCGCGAGCACGCCGCCTGGGCCGGGCTGTTCGCGCAACCGGCTGCGGAGACGTTGATCCGGGGTGGCCTGAAAGCCGGAGCCCAGACCAGGGATGGTGAACGCGACCTGGAGGGGTTGCTGCGGCGCCTGTCGTTCTGA
- a CDS encoding TetR/AcrR family transcriptional regulator, which translates to MARESLEQIKARKQPRQARAKATVDAIFEATIQVLLSDGLSRLTTTRVAERAGVSVGTMYQYFPQKQALLFALLARHIEAVADGVATARARCHGLSLETISDGLVEAYLDAKTKNLDAARALYAVAAEIDTDDLLGTVARRNQNAVCDVLKSAEDVTFDAPDEVAFTLRATLAGTTRAVLERGATRQELAAMRRELPILCRAYLCARAMRTLAPGCR; encoded by the coding sequence ATGGCGCGGGAGTCTCTTGAACAGATAAAGGCCCGGAAACAGCCGCGTCAGGCCCGGGCGAAAGCCACGGTCGATGCCATATTCGAGGCAACCATTCAGGTTCTGCTCTCGGACGGTCTGTCGCGTCTGACGACCACCCGGGTCGCGGAACGGGCCGGCGTCTCGGTCGGCACGATGTATCAGTATTTCCCGCAGAAACAGGCATTGCTCTTCGCCCTGCTCGCGCGGCACATCGAGGCTGTAGCGGATGGCGTGGCGACGGCCCGCGCACGGTGTCACGGCCTGTCGCTGGAGACGATTTCCGACGGGCTGGTCGAAGCGTATCTCGATGCCAAGACCAAGAACCTGGATGCCGCGCGCGCGCTCTATGCCGTGGCGGCGGAGATCGACACGGACGACCTCCTCGGCACTGTCGCCCGACGCAACCAGAACGCAGTGTGTGATGTTCTGAAGAGCGCCGAAGACGTCACCTTCGACGCGCCGGACGAAGTCGCCTTCACCCTTCGCGCCACCCTCGCCGGCACAACCCGCGCGGTCCTGGAGCGTGGCGCGACACGGCAGGAGCTGGCGGCGATGCGCCGCGAACTGCCGATCCTGTGCCGCGCCTACCTTTGCGCGCGCGCGATGCGTACCCTTGCGCCAGGATGTCGATGA
- a CDS encoding IS3 family transposase (programmed frameshift) has product MKRSRFSEEQIIGILKEHEAGVSVADLCRKHGVSDASIYKWKAKYGGMDVSEAKRLKTLEDENTRLKRLLADAMLDNAALKDLLGKKMVTPAAEREAVAHLRSAFEMSERRACKVIDCCRMTVRYATARTDDGALRERMKAMAHERRRFGYRRLHVLLRREGYVVNHKRLFRLYREEKLAVRRRAGRKRAIGTRAPMLIPFAPNDRWSLDFVSDQLIDGRRFRILAVVDDCTRKCLGLVADTSLSGLRVARELDRLIHEHGKPKMVVSDNGSELTSNAILRWADDSLVAWHYIAPGKPVQNAFIESFNGRLRDELLNETLFRSLPHARAMLAAWRDDYNTRRPHSRLGWRTPAEYAATFEPQRVQARRSMVGSAPAPVAHPAQTSITIRRSELKTG; this is encoded by the exons ATGAAGCGCAGCCGTTTCAGCGAAGAGCAGATCATCGGGATATTGAAGGAGCACGAGGCCGGGGTTTCGGTAGCCGATCTGTGCCGCAAGCACGGCGTCAGCGACGCGAGCATTTATAAGTGGAAGGCCAAGTACGGCGGCATGGATGTGTCGGAGGCCAAGCGGCTGAAGACGCTTGAGGACGAGAACACGCGGCTGAAGCGGCTTCTGGCGGACGCTATGCTCGACAATGCGGCGCTGAAAGATCTTCTTGGAAAAA AAATGGTGACGCCCGCTGCCGAGCGAGAGGCCGTCGCGCATCTTCGATCAGCCTTCGAGATGAGCGAGCGGCGGGCGTGCAAGGTGATCGACTGCTGCCGGATGACGGTTCGCTACGCGACGGCCCGCACGGATGACGGCGCCCTGCGCGAGCGGATGAAGGCCATGGCGCACGAGCGCCGCCGGTTCGGCTATCGCCGCCTGCATGTCCTGCTGCGACGGGAGGGCTATGTGGTCAATCACAAGCGACTGTTCCGGCTCTATCGAGAGGAGAAGCTCGCCGTCCGGCGTCGTGCCGGGCGCAAGCGGGCGATCGGGACGCGAGCGCCGATGCTGATCCCCTTTGCCCCCAACGACCGCTGGTCGCTGGACTTTGTCTCGGATCAGCTCATCGACGGACGCCGCTTCCGCATTCTGGCGGTCGTCGACGATTGCACCCGCAAATGCCTTGGCCTGGTGGCTGATACCTCGCTCTCCGGCCTGAGGGTCGCACGGGAGCTGGATCGTCTGATCCATGAGCACGGCAAGCCCAAGATGGTGGTCAGCGACAACGGCAGCGAACTCACCTCGAACGCGATCTTGCGCTGGGCGGACGACAGTCTGGTGGCCTGGCATTACATCGCGCCAGGCAAACCGGTTCAGAACGCCTTCATCGAGAGCTTCAATGGGCGGTTGCGGGATGAACTCTTGAATGAGACGCTGTTCCGGTCGCTACCGCATGCCAGAGCCATGTTGGCGGCCTGGCGAGACGATTACAATACCAGGCGACCTCACTCTCGCCTCGGCTGGCGCACCCCGGCCGAATATGCCGCAACCTTCGAACCACAACGGGTGCAGGCGCGGCGCTCGATGGTAGGCTCCGCGCCTGCGCCCGTTGCTCACCCCGCTCAAACGAGCATCACAATCCGCCGGAGCGAACTCAAAACTGGATAA